Proteins found in one Gemmatimonadota bacterium genomic segment:
- a CDS encoding OmpH family outer membrane protein: MRVLKYVVALLALVLSAGSAAAQQIPRIAYINSDKIIAESKQAQAAQQSFEQELSRYREEVNQMGAALERMVQDYDTQKNTMTPQARTAKENDIRMRQTEYESRLRELESQAAERRQALVEPVMDKINEVIDSIRREGNYALILDASSTAIIAADPALDLTEEVLRRLSAEAEQDDAPGA; this comes from the coding sequence ATGAGAGTTCTCAAGTACGTGGTCGCGCTGCTTGCGCTCGTTCTCTCGGCCGGTTCGGCCGCGGCGCAGCAGATCCCCCGGATCGCCTACATCAACTCGGACAAGATCATCGCCGAGTCGAAGCAGGCGCAGGCGGCCCAGCAGTCCTTCGAGCAGGAGCTGTCCCGATACCGGGAAGAGGTGAACCAGATGGGTGCCGCGCTCGAGCGCATGGTGCAGGACTACGACACGCAGAAGAACACCATGACGCCCCAGGCGCGCACCGCGAAAGAGAACGACATCCGGATGCGCCAGACGGAATACGAGAGCCGTCTGCGGGAGCTGGAGAGCCAGGCGGCCGAGCGCCGGCAGGCCCTCGTGGAGCCCGTCATGGACAAGATCAACGAAGTGATCGACTCCATCCGCAGGGAGGGCAACTATGCCCTCATCCTGGACGCTTCCTCGACCGCGATCATCGCGGCCGATCCGGCGCTCGACCTGACGGAGGAGGTGCTCCGGCGCCTCAGCGCCGAGGCCGAGCAGGACGACGCTCCCGGCGCCTGA